A stretch of DNA from Anopheles ziemanni chromosome 3, idAnoZiCoDA_A2_x.2, whole genome shotgun sequence:
TGCCGCACGGTTCTTCTGAAATGGAAGGAGCTGATTTTAAAAAGCGCCAAAAATGATTCACTGATAAATATGTCTCAATTTCCTATGTCAATCATTATTCTGTGAACCCAACGGCTATCTGCAACTTGACAAACTCCTACCAAAAACAGTGTTGCTAACGAGGAAGCTTCACACTTCACacaatttttccactttttaacTCGTCCCGCCCCCCTTTGACTACGCATCTGCTATGTACAAACAAAATCAGTGCATAAAGTttgatcatttatttttccttcatcccCAGCGCTTTTAATATTTGTGTCTTGTCTTTGGAAGGTTCCGAGCCTACGCATTTCGCTGCTCTTTCGAACGGCAGCTATATATATAGAGCATTAGGAAAGGAACGAAAAGCAGATATACCAGAACCAGTCGGAGCTCCCGACCGCTGGCAGTGTTGAGGGGCCACACGTTCACACGCGTTTGAATGAGCCGCGTTACCCTGAAGACCTGGCTGTACTGAAACTAAAACCTTACATCGATGCATGGCACTGTacagcgcgcgcgcgcgcccgcgTGGCCGGGTGTTTGCTCTATACGGAGGACGAAAGGAAAGTCGCTGGTCGCTAGGGTTTGGTAATTTTAAATTACCTCGTCATGCTACAAACCCGACTGCCGAATGGAGCATTTGTTTGGATGCATTGGAGGGGTGGTACGTTTACGGCTGTTTCTGCTCCACCTCACACTCGCCGATAATGTTAGCGACTAAATATGATTTAATTACGGTATTGCATAGATGATAGTATTACTGCCTATTTAGATAACCATGAAAACTATTACTTTACATCACATATCacattgaaataattgaaaacattatttGTCAACATAATTTGCTCCCTCCActtgtttgcaaaacaaaacagtttgggGACAAGCTTCGGTTCCGTTCACAACGTGACACAACACTGTCCCTTGTTTCCTGTCGATCGTCTCGATCGTTGAGCAGCAAGATGATACAGGTTTGAGTTCATCTTAATTGTTTCGAGTTTACATCCTTCTTTTGCATCAACAGAGAGAATGCTTGCTTCCATGACGAGAACggaggagaaacaaaaatacaattaAAGAATGATTGAGATTACCCGCGTTACTGTCCTCttaaatcaaatgttttccacGCAGAGCAAAGGCCAGATGGAATTATCGTAGCGCTTTCCTCTGTCAGTATTAGTTCAACACAAAGAATATCGCGAAGCAATTCGTGCTCCAAAAGGCACCCAGCCTCAGTATTTTTTGTTCACTGGGGGGATTGATGCAACGTGAGGGCATGCGTTACCAAAGCCcgtgcttttctttttaattattgAGCATTATAAAGTTTGCCCTTTTGCGGCAGTGAGATGGTCTTTGTTTCAAGCGTCACACACGTGAGCCTGTGCTGTTGATGCTTCCAAAGGAAAGCAGTATTATAGTACAGAACTGGAACTAACAATAACGCGAAACGGAAGATGTTTCGGGTTGTCCAAAATGCCTGTATGCTAATAACGCCGGGAATGAAGAACGACCATATAAGCCATCTCCCACCCCCACCCATTGTTATGCTGGAGGCAATAATAACTTTATCTAGTCTTTTTGCTGGCCTGCATCAAAGTGTTTGTGAGCCACGAGGTAGTTGTGTGTCTACTGCAGACAGGCTTGAATTTTTTCGATCCACTCCTGCGCGCTGGTCGCTTCCTGGGCGTAGAAGTTGTACGTGCGTCGGCTAGTTTTGAGCTGCAAAATgtagggaaggaaaacaacacgtAGAAACGATTCTTCTTAGAGGTATCGATTGTGAAAAGAATTTCACTCTTACACTTACATCGAAAAACGCACGATCATCAACCTTCTTCGAAGGAGCCGGTGCGGTTTGTGGGGGCGCTTGTGCGACCGATTGTACTTCAGCTAGTTCTGCGAGAGGAAAAAGGGACAGGATCAATGAAATACTACGATCCCTTGTAGGTATCGTCGAGTAGTAACTCGGGCCACCTACCTATGAATCCTTTACAACTGCAGTCGTCCATCGTGTCGTAGTACCGCAGTTGATGTTTGTGCGAATCCAGCACAAACCAGCGCTGTTTCCAGTTCTTTAGGATTGCACCACGTTTGTATAGGTAGCTAGAAAAAAATGGACGGATAAAGCAATAAATACCATAGGCAAAAGCTCTCGTTATGATCGTACAGCGATCGTCTTATCCTTACCCTTCATGTGTTCGATCGTCGGCCACCTTGCTGTCGTACTGCTCGTAGTACCGCTGACTGTTGGTGTTGGTTGTGTTCACGCTCGACGTGACACTGTCCTTGTCCTGAGTGCGCGCGAGCGTCGGTTGGTTACCGTTTTCGACCGCCTTATATTTGGTGCAGTTTTTGGGAACCGATTCGGCACACTTTTCGTGGTACGTGTTACCACAGTCAACGCATCTgcaaaatcgattttaaatGGAACCTCGTCAGTAGCGAAAGCACAACCGGATGGGAAGGAATCGTCATACCTTATGCTGTTCAACAGAGGGCCCCAGAGAACGTTGCCACAGTGGTTGCAGTTGACCGGAGCCGAGTAGACGTGCTTCTCAAAACGATGAGGATGGAGGAAGTTTTCCTGATGGAAACCGGCCTGCCTTCCGCGCATGAGAATCTCCAGAGTGGACCTGCGAAGGAGAAAAGTTGGGGCAAAATTATTCCATTGCATAGAGAAGAGCACTGATGAAGCCGGTCTGTGACAGTTACGATTGCTTATAGTATCCTACCATCTTCCTCATAGTAAATCATCTTCCATTAGCGATCCTTACATGGACTTTTCGATTGAAATTCTTccgatcaaaaacaaaaatcaaccaaGCCTTTGTGCGTCGTTCGGTTCTCACCTCTTGTGTCGCATTCGTCCATGCGAACGCACCAGTGCGCTACTGAAGGACGCGTGACGTGTCAGCGAATCGGAATGTGGCAGCTCGAGCTTATCCCACACCTGGCGCCACTTTTGCGGTAAAAGTCCCCGCTCCGATTCGGCCGTCTTCAGCTCGTCGAGCAGCTTCGTAAATGCATCCGCCTCGTACCGGGCCAAACTGTCGTAGTTTACCGTGACCACACGCCGACGAGGTTGCCGCATCAGCGCACCCGATGGTCCACCGttaccaccgccaccgcccccCGTACTGCCCAAACTGCCGGCATTCCCAGCACCAACACCGCCCGCCATCGCCGTCGACGAGTACATGTAGTCGCAGTCGTCATCCATTCCGTCGTTGCCCACGAGCTCCGGATCGTACGGTGGACCCTGGGCTAGCTCTTCGCCCAAGTAGTACGACCAGATTTCAAGCAACGAGATTGAACTTTGCGGTCGCAGCACCGTCCGTTCCGGATCGGGTGTGTACATAAAGTTGTAGAACATTGGACACTTTGCGTGCTGCCGCTCGATATAGTCGAACAGCGAGGGGCCAAACTTTTGCGTGTTAGAATTTGCCCGTCCACCGACACCGCCAGACGCACCGCCGGAAGCTCCCACCGTGCCGGGACCACCGTTTCCGCTAGGTCCGCCGCTTCCGCTTCCCCCGACCATACCCGGGTAGATGAGATTATCGTCGTCGGAGATCGTCAGCGCCTCGACGACGTGCTTGTGATGCGAGTTAAGCGAACCACGCTTATCGTCGATCGCCGTGATGCCAAAGTCGACCCGCTCCAACTCACAGTCGAACAGGAACGTCCGGAATCGGCTCGACACATGATGGTAGGCCAGGAAGCGGAGGTAGAACTCGTTGAATTCGAACGCCAGCGGAAACTGCTGTTGAATCTGGTGCACCGCGTCCAGGAACTGCAGGAACGTGGGGGCAAACGGTGACCCGGAGCTAGAGTTGGGCTTTAGGTTGCTTCGATGTCCGAACCGGTGTCCAAACGCAAGCCATTCCTTCTCGATCAGCACCCGGAAGCCCTCGATAGTGCGATAAAACGGATCGAGGCAGAGCTGGGCCAGGGAGGATATTTGTGCCGTCACATCCCAACCATCTTCGAGCGCCAACGTTACGCTTGACTCCTGCAGGTCCATCAGATCCACCACGGCACCGGAGAGCTGCAGTAGACCCCGAATCTGCTGCAACCAGTCCGACTGCTCCACCAGCTTGGCGAACGTTTGATCCGGTTCGTTCGTGTCGCAGGACGGCAGGCAAGCACGCATCAGCTTCTTGAACGCTGTCCGCGAGTGCCGCACGTCCGTGTAGTCCACCGGGATGAACTCGGCACACATTTCCGACAGCTTGGCCGACTTGGATTGCGACTTTTCGCCCAGAAAGTAGAGCGGCACCCGCTGGAAGGTGTAATGCGCTGATGATGGTCCATggccaccactaccaccaccaccaccgccagccCCTCCAccgtgatgatggtgatccCTTTGGTCCCAGTGGTTTACATCCCGCAGACTGCTTGAATCCGGGCCCGAGCCGCCACCTCCCACCGCCATGGAGTTGCGATTTGGCCGGAGGGAGGCCCACTTCGTCGATTTCACAACGTTCGAGCGCATCGCACCGAAGCTCGAGAAGGACGAATTGTTCATCGAATAGAGACCACCGGAACTGCCGCCGCTCGCGTTCGCACTGCCATCCCCACCGGACACGTTGTGATGCTTCCGGCCGATATCGGGCGTTAGCGTGGACATATCCGAGCGAATCATCAGATTGCTTGCGGCCAACGCGAGCGAGTCGAGCGAGATGTTCGAATCCGACAGGCCCCACGCTTGGTGACGGATGGTGCGCGTGTGTGGTGTCATCTTGATCACCTGAACAAAGTATCGATCCTGCTCCTGGAAGCTTGTACTGTCGGTCGATGTGTTCGTCGAGCCCGGATGACCCTTCAACATACCCATCACACCTTTCGCCTGCGGTACCGCTCCTCGAAGCAGCGTCGCGCCATTCTGATGGCGCCAGGTTGCCACCGGGATACGATGTTGCTTGTAACACCGGGCCATACAGCGTAGCGAGTCGTCGGACACTTCCTTCGGGCAGACGAGCATTGCTGGATACGTCCGGCACACGCTGTAGTTACTGTTAACCGGAGTGATCCGGTAACCGGTCGTCTGCACATCACCCAGACCCAACCGCAACCAGTCGCGCACGTAGCTCCGCTCCTTCAGCCTCTCCACATCCTTCACCTGCACCCGGGGCAGCGTATCCGTTCCATCGTCGGacgcatcatcgtcatcgttatTATTGTTACTCTCGCCCATACCACCAACACCGAGGCCTCCCCCTGGTCCACCGCTacctccacctccacccaGCATACCACCGCCGTACCCATCCACGCCGTACTCGACGTTACCGGGTAGGATGTACTTGCGCTTCGTCGCACCCGCCTTCTGCTTAAAACCCGCCTTCATCGCCGTCCGGAGCAACGTTTTCTTCGCAAAGTCTTTCAGCGTTGCGTTCTTCTCCTTCACCTTGTGCCGTGGGCCTAGCAAACCCGGATGCGCCAGTCCGTGGGTGGCGAACGCAAAATGACCGAACTCATCCTCCGGATAGCGCACCTTCTGCACCGCCTTCCGAAACGCGTCAACCTGCTCCTGGGGTACTTCCTCGTCGAACGCCACCTTTATCAGCTGGAAGGTACACGAGCGTAGCTGCATACCCTCCGGTAGGACCTGTTCGACATGCTGCAGATAGATGACGGTCAGGCGTTTCTCCTTCGTGAGCGACGAGATGGGAAAAGCCCGTACGACGCTCTGCTCGCATGAGTAGGAATCGCACGGTGAGCCACGAAACACCACACGGTAGTTGGTGAGAAATAGAGCACCCTCGGCCGGCAGCAGTGTCCCGCTGCTACCACCCTCCTTGTCCTCGCGCCCGTCCGCCAGCAGGTACGCACGCAGTTCGAGGATAATCTTCTCGTCCTGCAGCAGCACCGGATACTGTAGCTTCGGCTTTTGGATCGG
This window harbors:
- the LOC131284306 gene encoding myotubularin-related protein 13, with product MSRLADYFVIVGYDHEQERKLADVRGKPTGGKIVQRFPETDWPDTPFIEGIELFCQPQGWALSTVRQEPQFFVSVLTDMDGNRHYCACLSFNETIAITPSKPIDEEEEDDNLSPTTGGRGGTAAGPGAGVLVGNSGSSSGPPSITHHSIMYAPKCLVIVSRLEYIEAFRNCLGTIYTVYLESLKFQLHYLIGSILGCIQVPPPGGPPVRFSIGAGDKQILQPPLSNTLPVTGSCVSLLFHQLGIKNVMLLFCAVMTEHKILFHSTSYTRLTDSCRALTALMYPFRYSLVYIPILPASLLEILTMPTTFIMGIHSSQRSEISEILDVIVADLDGGSIHIPESLVPPIARLPASLWDSTEHALRMVLHPELALADLAFPVNGYSFREQKNDIMLDKEIRAVFMRLFAQLLQGYRSYLTLIRINPKPIIQFHRAGFLGARDLLDCEFLSRVLDSMFFTGFVTERGPPWRACDAWDELYSTMNDLLKTEAHDPALVLVHIQDLAKQLYTNEHPNPQPFQQKVLRPPDGAFARIHQPPMPLIDGQEVQSVINDGLQANDLHARMQPVRAKLRIVPMGPYLKPAPQESRPIVNNSARKLEVLRNCISCIFDNKITEARKSFPAVLRILKQREARLTMCRELAKIGNQGNKQLDHQQFDLVIKLMNRALQDDSVKDEYGVAAALLPLSSLFCRKLCTGVFQYAYTCIQDHPVWKSQQFWEDAYYQEVQTAIKELYLCSLMSASVSRDKLDRASILSRAQEPSALEIAADQMREWATMDAVTQQELTNKEESTLYSHAIHYAYRMVYLLVPQDVGGAVGRVQRDKDGRHLEDDTSVSNSVIESRSHNSDHNSDEGFEEPDPSETGTAVTKMVCKFIDRVCTEGNVTAEHVRNLHQMVPGTIQMHIEMLEAVAREAKRIPPIQKPKLQYPVLLQDEKIILELRAYLLADGREDKEGGSSGTLLPAEGALFLTNYRVVFRGSPCDSYSCEQSVVRAFPISSLTKEKRLTVIYLQHVEQVLPEGMQLRSCTFQLIKVAFDEEVPQEQVDAFRKAVQKVRYPEDEFGHFAFATHGLAHPGLLGPRHKVKEKNATLKDFAKKTLLRTAMKAGFKQKAGATKRKYILPGNVEYGVDGNNNNDDDDASDDGTDTLPRVQVKDVERLKERSYVRDWLRLGLGDVQTTGYRITPVNSNYSVCRTYPAMLVCPKEVSDDSLRCMARCYKQHRIPVATWRHQNGATLLRGAVPQAKGVMGMLKGHPGSTNTSTDSTSFQEQDRYFVQVIKMTPHTRTIRHQAWGLSDSNISLDSLALAASNLMIRSDMSTLTPDIGRKHHNVSGGDGSANASGGSSGGAGGGGGGSGGHGPSSAHYTFQRVPLYFLGEKSQSKSAKLSEMCAEFIPVDYTDVRHSRTAFKKLMRACLPSCDTNEPDQTFAKLVEQSDWLQQIRGLLQLSGAVVDLMDLQESSVTLALEDGWDVTAQISSLAQLCLDPFYRTIEGFRVLIEKEWLAFGHRFGHRSNLKPNSSSGSPFAPTFLQFLDAVHQIQQQFPLAFEFNEFYLRFLAYHHVSSRFRTFLFDCELERVDFGITAIDDKRGSLNSHHKHVVEALTISDDDNLIYPASGGASGGVGGRANSNTQKFGPSLFDYIERQHAKCPMFYNFMYTPDPERTVLRPQSSISLLEIWSYYLGEELAQGPPYDPELVGNDGMDDDCDYMYSSTAMAGGVGAGNAGSLGSTGGGGGGNGGPSGALMRQPRRRVVTVNYDSLARYEADAFTKLLDELKTAESERGLLPQKWRQVWDKLELPHSDSLTRHASFSSALVRSHGRMRHKRSTLEILMRGRQAGFHQENFLHPHRFEKHVYSAPVNCNHCGNVLWGPLLNSIRCVDCGNTYHEKCAESVPKNCTKYKAVENGNQPTLARTQDKDSVTSSVNTTNTNSQRYYEQYDSKVADDRTHEGYLYKRGAILKNWKQRWFVLDSHKHQLRYYDTMDDCSCKGFIELAEVQSVAQAPPQTAPAPSKKVDDRAFFDLKTSRRTYNFYAQEATSAQEWIEKIQACLQ